From Macaca fascicularis isolate 582-1 chromosome 14, T2T-MFA8v1.1, a single genomic window includes:
- the FSHB gene encoding follitropin subunit beta yields the protein MKTVQFCFLFCCWKAICCNSCELTNITIAIEKEECRFCISINTTWCAGYCYTRDLVYKDPARPNIQKTCTFKEVVYETVRVPGCAHHADSLYTYPVATQCHCGKCDSDSTDCTVRGLGPSYCSFSEMKE from the exons ATGAAGACAGTCCagttttgcttccttttctgtTGCTGGAAAGCAATCTGCTGCAACAGCTGTGAGCTGACCAACATCAccattgcaatagagaaagaggaatgTCGTTTCTGCATAAGCATCAACACCACTTGGTGTGCTGGCTACTGCTACACCAGG GATCTGGTGTATAAGGACCCAGCCAGGCCCAACATCCAGAAAACATGTACCTTCAAGGAAGTGGTATATGAGACAGTGAGAGTGCCCGGCTGTGCTCACCATGCAGACTCCTTGTATACATACCCAGTGGCCACCCAGTGTCACTGTGGCAAGTGTGACAGCGACAGCACTGACTGTACCGTGCGAGGCCTGGGGCCCAGCTACTGCTCcttcagtgaaatgaaagaataa